In Pleurocapsa sp. PCC 7319, the following are encoded in one genomic region:
- a CDS encoding carbon-nitrogen hydrolase family protein → MKSYLAAAIQMTSKPDLVKNLVEAEELIELAVRQGAELVSLPENFAFLGKEVDKVAQAKEIAVKTQQFLKKMAQRFQITILGGGFPVPVSGNPNKAYNTAVLVTPDGQEVAHYQKVHLFDVDVPDGNTYQESSTVMAGKKIPTIYNSERLGKLGLSICYDVRFPEFYRYLSRQGADVLFIPAAFTAFTGKDHWQVLLQARAIENTCYVIAPAQTGNHYERRYTHGHAMVIDPWGVILADAGNSPGVAVAEINPNRIRQVRQQMPSLQHRVFA, encoded by the coding sequence ATGAAGTCATATCTAGCCGCCGCCATTCAAATGACCAGCAAGCCCGACCTTGTTAAAAACTTGGTTGAAGCCGAAGAATTAATTGAACTAGCAGTACGCCAAGGGGCAGAATTAGTCAGTTTGCCAGAAAATTTTGCTTTTTTGGGGAAAGAAGTCGATAAAGTAGCACAAGCAAAAGAAATTGCTGTAAAAACTCAGCAATTTCTCAAAAAAATGGCGCAGAGATTTCAAATTACGATTTTAGGTGGTGGCTTTCCAGTACCAGTATCAGGCAACCCCAACAAAGCGTACAATACAGCAGTTTTAGTTACCCCTGATGGTCAAGAAGTAGCTCACTATCAAAAGGTTCATTTATTCGATGTCGATGTCCCCGATGGTAATACCTACCAAGAATCTAGTACGGTAATGGCTGGTAAGAAAATACCCACAATCTATAATTCGGAACGTCTTGGTAAATTAGGACTGTCGATCTGTTACGATGTGCGATTTCCCGAATTTTACCGCTATTTATCTCGCCAAGGTGCTGATGTCTTGTTCATTCCGGCAGCTTTTACTGCTTTTACCGGTAAAGATCATTGGCAAGTCTTGTTACAGGCAAGAGCGATCGAAAACACTTGTTATGTGATTGCTCCTGCTCAAACAGGGAATCACTATGAACGTCGCTACACTCATGGTCATGCTATGGTTATTGACCCTTGGGGAGTAATTTTAGCTGACGCTGGCAACTCACCAGGAGTGGCAGTAGCGGAAATTAATCCGAATCGTATACGACAGGTACGCCAGCAGATGCCTTCTTTGCAGCACCGAGTGTTTGCTTAA
- a CDS encoding 2Fe-2S iron-sulfur cluster-binding protein, with the protein MLGSLGKIQNPLLRIITAASTSFAMATLIAAVAIGLNNPKDKSANQVGVYASLLAFIAGAGIGLVVRDNSQSSVTSTKSQSSSQDTAQNTWKDWRDFKIVKKEPESKEITSFYFQPVNGGEFADFKPGQFLTIKLDIPEQKRPIIRTYSLSDYPQPTDYYRLSIKRESSPKGLDVPPGVASNFMHDRISEGSIIPCKPPSGKFYIDVDSSVPAVLISNGVGITPMISMAKASARLNPERHIWFVHGARNGEYHACREEVNAITESYPNLHIHYRYSRPRPEDEGQYHSQGYANKQLLEDTIIPEIRETHNGSANAVYFLCGSPAFMESLQEGLEELNVPDDNVFTESFGGGKTKGKSQPKSQEQQTVTSSEVVFADSNKTASWTPDNGTLLEFAEANGLDPDYSCRQGVCQTCMCQLQEGEVEYIESPASEPDEGSVLICISKPKTDKVVLDL; encoded by the coding sequence ATGTTGGGAAGTCTTGGTAAAATCCAAAATCCTCTACTCAGAATTATCACTGCTGCGAGTACATCATTCGCGATGGCGACTTTAATAGCAGCAGTGGCAATTGGTTTGAATAATCCTAAAGATAAATCAGCTAACCAAGTTGGTGTCTACGCATCTTTGTTGGCATTTATTGCTGGTGCAGGTATTGGTTTAGTAGTTAGAGATAATTCCCAGTCTAGTGTTACCTCAACCAAAAGCCAATCTTCAAGCCAAGATACTGCTCAAAATACTTGGAAAGACTGGCGCGACTTCAAGATTGTCAAAAAAGAGCCAGAGAGTAAAGAAATTACTTCTTTTTATTTTCAGCCAGTAAATGGAGGTGAATTTGCTGATTTTAAGCCTGGTCAATTTTTAACCATTAAGCTTGATATTCCAGAACAAAAACGCCCCATAATTCGTACTTATTCTCTCTCAGACTACCCTCAGCCTACGGACTATTATCGCCTATCGATCAAGCGTGAAAGTTCTCCCAAAGGTTTAGATGTTCCTCCAGGTGTGGCTTCTAACTTTATGCACGATCGCATTAGTGAAGGCTCGATTATTCCTTGTAAACCGCCGAGTGGTAAATTCTACATTGACGTTGATAGCTCTGTTCCTGCGGTACTAATTAGTAATGGCGTGGGAATTACCCCCATGATCAGCATGGCAAAAGCTTCTGCCAGACTAAATCCTGAGCGTCATATTTGGTTCGTTCACGGAGCGCGTAATGGAGAATACCATGCTTGCCGTGAGGAAGTGAATGCAATTACCGAATCTTATCCCAATCTCCATATTCATTATCGCTATAGTCGTCCTCGTCCAGAAGATGAAGGACAATATCATTCACAGGGTTACGCCAATAAGCAATTGTTAGAAGATACCATCATTCCAGAAATTCGTGAGACACATAACGGTTCAGCTAACGCCGTTTATTTCTTATGTGGTTCTCCTGCTTTCATGGAATCTCTGCAAGAAGGATTAGAGGAATTAAATGTACCCGATGACAATGTCTTTACTGAGTCTTTTGGTGGTGGTAAGACTAAAGGCAAATCTCAACCGAAAAGCCAGGAACAGCAAACAGTAACTAGCTCGGAAGTGGTTTTTGCTGATTCAAATAAAACTGCCTCCTGGACACCAGATAACGGTACTTTATTAGAATTTGCCGAAGCCAACGGACTCGATCCTGACTATAGCTGTCGCCAGGGAGTCTGTCAGACTTGTATGTGTCAGTTACAAGAAGGAGAAGTGGAATATATTGAATCCCCCGCTAGTGAACCCGATGAAGGTTCGGTATTAATTTGTATTTCTAAACCTAAGACAGACAAAGTTGTGTTGGATTTGTGA
- a CDS encoding nucleotidyltransferase domain-containing protein — protein sequence MLFNSEELNSARKCLVDKVVEYFLAQGGVEAIYIQGSVAAGSADEFSDIDFRIVIQQEVYEQFILERFSAPKHWGEWLFNEWASRSWVCVSHFKPFNKVDVLYFKPEELKPSPWFLLPTQVIYDPKKLVQQVIQLSQESKFTLLNIEDVDRLISKGLAYAEEVYRRVMRGELFYAQSQLDSFRWILIQFDDYLHHSLPSSGFGSPSHFEQRGSEMLIEVMQLSYTLLEQKSILKALGLLLQAYQTQVVELHQILILKRDRDRDLYWIDTILELCNSNY from the coding sequence ATGCTATTCAATTCAGAGGAGTTAAACTCAGCCCGTAAATGTTTAGTTGACAAAGTTGTTGAGTATTTTCTGGCACAGGGCGGTGTTGAAGCTATATATATTCAAGGTTCTGTTGCAGCAGGTTCAGCAGACGAATTTTCAGATATTGATTTTCGGATTGTAATTCAGCAAGAAGTTTATGAGCAGTTCATCTTAGAGCGTTTTTCTGCTCCTAAACATTGGGGAGAATGGCTTTTCAACGAATGGGCAAGTAGATCTTGGGTTTGTGTCTCTCACTTTAAACCATTTAACAAAGTTGACGTGCTTTATTTCAAGCCAGAGGAACTTAAGCCTTCACCTTGGTTTTTGCTACCAACTCAAGTAATTTACGATCCTAAAAAATTAGTACAGCAAGTTATTCAACTTTCTCAAGAATCGAAGTTTACTCTGCTGAATATTGAAGACGTTGATAGACTAATAAGCAAAGGTTTAGCCTATGCAGAAGAAGTATACCGTCGAGTTATGCGTGGGGAGCTTTTTTATGCCCAATCTCAATTAGATAGTTTTCGATGGATTCTAATTCAATTCGATGATTACTTGCATCACAGCCTTCCATCATCAGGCTTCGGTTCCCCATCTCACTTCGAACAACGTGGGAGCGAAATGTTGATTGAGGTTATGCAGCTTTCATATACTCTTCTAGAGCAAAAATCCATACTTAAGGCTTTAGGCTTATTACTACAGGCTTATCAAACTCAGGTTGTCGAGCTTCATCAAATATTAATTTTAAAAAGAGATCGAGATCGAGATTTATATTGGATCGATACTATCTTAGAACTATGCAATTCTAATTACTAG
- the miaA gene encoding tRNA (adenosine(37)-N6)-dimethylallyltransferase MiaA, with translation MLIVICGATASGKSGLALEIAQRLNSIIISADSRQIYREFDIGTAKPSLTEQQLVPHYQIDICEPTEILTLAEYQQQTQKIIENFSTDFPPLLVGGTGLYLDSITKGLKIPRVSPQPELRSQLSAIGQTQLHAWLSQVDSAAAQKIHLNDQFRTLRALEVFYVTGIPISAQQGENPPNYPILQIGLDCDVAALDQRIATRTNQMLEMGLVKEVDYLCHKYGADLPLLNTLGYSEIKQYLAGDLNLQQAIALTVTHTRQFAKRQRTWFRKNQKINWFDNTSPNLVAEVWQKVQEFANC, from the coding sequence ATGCTGATTGTTATCTGTGGTGCGACTGCTAGCGGTAAATCTGGTTTGGCTTTAGAAATAGCACAACGTCTAAATTCAATTATTATTAGTGCTGATTCTCGCCAGATATACCGCGAGTTTGATATTGGTACTGCTAAACCGTCCCTAACGGAACAACAGTTAGTACCTCACTATCAGATAGATATCTGCGAGCCGACTGAGATCTTGACTCTTGCTGAGTATCAACAGCAAACTCAAAAAATCATTGAGAATTTTTCAACAGATTTTCCCCCTCTTCTCGTTGGTGGCACAGGGTTATATTTAGATTCAATTACTAAGGGCTTAAAAATTCCCCGAGTATCGCCACAACCAGAATTGCGATCGCAATTATCGGCTATCGGACAAACTCAGCTCCATGCTTGGTTATCTCAAGTTGACTCAGCAGCAGCCCAAAAAATTCATTTAAACGATCAGTTTAGAACTTTAAGAGCCTTAGAAGTATTTTATGTCACAGGAATCCCTATTTCCGCACAACAGGGCGAAAATCCGCCTAATTATCCTATTTTACAAATTGGTTTAGATTGTGATGTAGCAGCATTAGATCAAAGAATAGCTACTCGTACCAACCAGATGCTTGAGATGGGACTGGTTAAAGAAGTGGATTATCTTTGCCATAAATATGGTGCCGATTTACCTTTGTTAAATACTCTAGGTTATTCAGAAATTAAACAATATTTGGCGGGCGATCTTAATTTACAACAGGCGATCGCTTTAACCGTTACTCACACTCGCCAATTTGCTAAACGTCAACGAACTTGGTTTAGAAAAAACCAGAAAATAAACTGGTTTGATAACACTAGTCCCAATTTAGTTGCAGAAGTTTGGCAAAAAGTACAAGAATTTGCTAATTGCTAA
- a CDS encoding tetratricopeptide repeat protein — protein sequence MEILDCDRQGWLSRGKILANLGKHKAALTCYEQAMKIKPKYYKAWSEIDFMLELVGCLEAAENCFDRALGKFDGKDEKIANFAEHQQQIPIPGASIASTCYNQACFQALQGNIDRAIAYLQQALTLDRNKYREMSRQDSDFDNIRGNKLFQEVVENYFIAN from the coding sequence ATGGAAATTCTAGATTGCGATCGCCAAGGATGGTTAAGCAGAGGTAAAATCTTAGCGAATTTAGGCAAACACAAAGCAGCTTTAACTTGTTATGAGCAAGCTATGAAAATTAAGCCCAAATACTACAAAGCTTGGAGTGAAATAGATTTCATGCTCGAACTAGTAGGATGCTTGGAAGCAGCAGAAAATTGCTTTGATCGGGCTTTAGGAAAATTTGATGGCAAAGATGAAAAAATAGCGAATTTCGCCGAGCATCAGCAACAAATTCCGATTCCTGGAGCAAGTATTGCTAGTACCTGCTACAATCAAGCTTGTTTTCAGGCACTACAGGGAAATATTGATCGGGCGATCGCTTATCTACAACAGGCATTGACCTTAGACCGCAATAAGTATCGAGAAATGAGTCGACAAGACTCTGATTTTGACAATATTAGAGGGAACAAACTATTTCAAGAGGTGGTTGAGAATTACTTTATTGCTAACTAG
- a CDS encoding tetratricopeptide repeat protein yields the protein MNRWLISLFLIVSFWIFSAAESSIALTNPVSDLTEQQITQGEEIAKKAFRAAEQGDFAKSESYWTELVDKFPENPAVWSNRGNVRIGQYKLTEAIADFDRSIEIAPEYPDAYLNRGIAYEGKKLWEQAIADYNQVLEISPQDPVALNNRGNAKAGQQKWQEALEDYSQAGNIAPNFAIARGNASLMMYQIGDRPEAIRQMRNLVRKYPMYSDMRAALAAALWVEGQQGEAESNWVAAVGLDNRYQDLDWIENIRRWPPTMVQALEKFLHLVTK from the coding sequence ATGAACCGTTGGTTAATAAGTTTATTTTTAATTGTTTCTTTCTGGATATTTAGTGCTGCCGAATCTAGTATTGCCCTCACCAATCCAGTTTCTGACCTTACCGAACAACAAATTACTCAAGGGGAAGAAATCGCCAAAAAAGCATTTCGTGCTGCCGAGCAAGGTGATTTTGCCAAGTCAGAATCCTATTGGACAGAACTAGTTGATAAATTTCCCGAAAATCCTGCTGTCTGGAGTAATCGAGGTAATGTTCGTATTGGTCAATACAAATTAACAGAAGCGATCGCTGATTTTGATCGTTCTATTGAAATTGCCCCAGAATACCCTGATGCTTATCTGAATCGTGGTATAGCCTATGAAGGAAAAAAACTTTGGGAGCAGGCGATCGCAGATTACAATCAAGTATTAGAAATTAGCCCTCAAGATCCAGTTGCTTTGAACAATCGGGGAAATGCCAAAGCAGGACAACAAAAGTGGCAGGAAGCTCTGGAAGATTATAGTCAAGCAGGAAACATTGCCCCTAATTTTGCGATCGCACGGGGGAATGCTTCTTTAATGATGTATCAAATCGGCGATCGCCCTGAAGCCATTCGTCAGATGCGTAATCTAGTCCGAAAATATCCCATGTATTCTGATATGCGGGCAGCATTAGCAGCAGCTTTATGGGTAGAGGGACAGCAAGGAGAAGCAGAGAGCAATTGGGTCGCAGCAGTAGGATTAGATAATCGCTATCAGGATTTAGACTGGATTGAAAATATTCGTCGTTGGCCGCCCACAATGGTTCAAGCGCTAGAAAAATTTTTGCATCTAGTAACAAAATAG
- the msrP gene encoding protein-methionine-sulfoxide reductase catalytic subunit MsrP: protein MTLIRVPESWEISENQITPPRLYYNRRSFIKTLVGAGIGASLLPLAGCQSGTSGIGKSASETALEKSINLPKIESFTKNPDFLKVDRPIADEKVAAQYNNFYEFGGTKKIWLDAQKLPTENWKVEVAGLVKNPRTYDIDTLKQKFPLEERIYRFRCVEAWSMVLPWLGFPMKALLEDVEPTPKAKFVRFTSFYDPEITKGPGFHIGSLPWPYTEGLRIEEMANDLAFFAVGIYGHDLPKQHGAPLRMVTPWKYGFKGAKSIVKIEFVENQPATYWNTIDSNEYAFEANVNPDVPHPRWSQATEKFISSGPGISWEIKETLPYNGYGEYVGDLYT from the coding sequence ATGACTTTAATTCGCGTCCCAGAATCGTGGGAAATATCAGAAAATCAGATCACTCCACCCAGACTTTATTACAATCGCCGTAGCTTTATTAAAACTCTTGTTGGTGCAGGTATAGGAGCTAGCCTTTTACCCCTAGCTGGTTGTCAATCAGGAACTTCAGGAATTGGCAAATCTGCCTCTGAGACGGCTTTGGAAAAAAGCATTAATTTACCGAAGATCGAGTCATTTACCAAAAATCCTGACTTTCTCAAAGTAGATCGACCCATTGCCGATGAAAAAGTTGCAGCACAATATAACAACTTTTATGAGTTTGGTGGTACGAAAAAAATCTGGCTTGACGCTCAAAAGTTGCCAACCGAAAACTGGAAAGTTGAAGTAGCTGGCCTAGTTAAGAATCCCCGTACCTATGATATTGATACTTTAAAACAAAAATTTCCGTTAGAAGAAAGAATATACCGTTTTCGTTGTGTAGAAGCTTGGTCAATGGTCTTGCCTTGGCTGGGTTTTCCCATGAAGGCTTTATTGGAAGATGTTGAACCGACGCCAAAGGCTAAGTTCGTGCGCTTTACTTCTTTTTATGACCCTGAGATTACTAAAGGTCCGGGTTTTCACATTGGTTCCTTACCTTGGCCTTACACGGAGGGATTAAGAATTGAAGAAATGGCTAATGACTTAGCCTTCTTTGCCGTGGGCATTTATGGTCATGATTTACCAAAGCAGCATGGCGCACCGCTTCGCATGGTTACTCCCTGGAAATATGGCTTTAAGGGCGCAAAATCGATTGTCAAAATTGAATTTGTGGAGAATCAACCTGCTACTTACTGGAATACTATCGATTCTAATGAATATGCTTTTGAAGCTAATGTCAATCCTGATGTGCCTCATCCTAGATGGTCTCAAGCGACAGAAAAGTTTATTAGTTCTGGTCCTGGGATATCTTGGGAAATTAAGGAAACTCTGCCCTATAACGGTTATGGAGAATATGTAGGGGATTTATATACTTAA
- a CDS encoding 3-deoxy-7-phosphoheptulonate synthase has translation MDITSDLHVVETRPLLSPAFIKSEFPLPEKVAKLVTQTRDSIRHILAGEDSRILAVVGPCSIHDVAAAKEYGQRLVKLRSQFKEQLEIVMRVYFEKPRTTIGWKGLINDPHLDNSYDINTGLRTARELLLDLANIGLPAATELLDPITPQYIADLICWTAIGARTTESQIHRQMASGLSMPVGYKNGTDGSVTAAINAMLAAKTSHHFLGINQHGLASIVKTTGNPDGHLVLRGGSTKPNYEPADIAAATNALKQKAINSSLMVDCSHGNSSKDYNKQSLVLDSVVQQIEAGSSSIMGVMIESHLVAGNQSISQNGKSLVYGQSITDACVSWETTETMLHSLAASVAKGRPGIKQNMVSVAGK, from the coding sequence ATGGATATTACCAGCGACTTACACGTTGTTGAAACCAGACCTTTATTAAGCCCAGCATTTATTAAAAGCGAATTTCCTTTGCCAGAAAAGGTGGCTAAATTAGTCACTCAGACTCGTGACTCCATTCGTCATATCCTCGCAGGCGAAGATTCCAGAATTTTAGCTGTTGTTGGACCCTGTTCTATTCACGATGTTGCCGCAGCGAAAGAATATGGTCAAAGATTGGTTAAATTGCGATCGCAATTTAAGGAGCAGCTAGAAATTGTGATGCGAGTCTACTTTGAAAAACCTCGTACTACTATAGGTTGGAAAGGATTAATCAATGATCCTCATCTAGATAATAGCTACGACATTAATACAGGTCTGAGAACAGCAAGAGAATTACTATTGGATTTAGCCAATATCGGTTTGCCTGCGGCTACAGAATTACTCGACCCGATTACGCCCCAATATATTGCGGATCTGATCTGTTGGACCGCCATTGGAGCCAGAACTACAGAAAGCCAAATTCACCGCCAAATGGCTTCTGGTCTATCGATGCCAGTAGGTTATAAAAATGGTACTGATGGCAGTGTTACTGCTGCTATTAATGCTATGCTCGCTGCCAAGACATCCCACCATTTTTTGGGCATCAACCAACATGGGCTGGCAAGTATCGTTAAAACTACAGGGAATCCTGACGGACACTTGGTCTTAAGAGGTGGCTCAACTAAACCTAATTATGAGCCTGCCGATATCGCAGCCGCCACTAATGCTCTCAAACAAAAAGCGATAAATTCTAGCCTAATGGTTGATTGTAGTCATGGGAACAGTAGCAAAGACTATAACAAACAATCTTTGGTTTTGGATAGTGTTGTTCAACAGATTGAAGCTGGTTCTTCTAGTATTATGGGCGTAATGATTGAAAGTCATTTAGTTGCTGGCAATCAATCAATATCGCAAAATGGCAAATCATTAGTCTATGGTCAGAGTATTACTGATGCTTGTGTTAGTTGGGAAACTACAGAAACTATGCTTCATTCTCTAGCGGCTTCGGTTGCTAAAGGTAGACCTGGAATTAAGCAAAATATGGTTTCTGTTGCCGGAAAATAA
- the cdd gene encoding cytidine deaminase — protein MNLSTVTESERQKLIQVATQAVSKAYAPYSQFRVGAAVLTETGKIFAGCNVENASYGLSMCAERNAIANAIMGERSDTIRVRAIAIVNSQNVPCSPCGACRQVIWEFGQEAQVIFLGKQGWQDSTIEELLPEGFSL, from the coding sequence ATGAATCTATCCACAGTAACCGAATCAGAGCGACAAAAGCTGATCCAAGTTGCAACTCAAGCTGTATCTAAGGCTTATGCTCCCTATTCCCAATTTCGCGTTGGTGCTGCGGTCTTAACCGAAACAGGAAAAATTTTTGCTGGTTGTAATGTCGAAAATGCTTCCTATGGTCTAAGTATGTGTGCTGAAAGAAATGCGATTGCCAATGCCATAATGGGAGAAAGAAGCGATACAATAAGGGTTAGAGCGATCGCTATAGTTAATAGCCAGAATGTCCCCTGTTCACCTTGTGGTGCTTGCAGGCAAGTAATCTGGGAATTTGGTCAAGAAGCTCAAGTTATTTTTTTGGGAAAACAAGGGTGGCAAGATTCAACTATAGAGGAATTGCTACCTGAAGGATTTTCTCTGTAA